From Xenopus laevis strain J_2021 chromosome 7L, Xenopus_laevis_v10.1, whole genome shotgun sequence, one genomic window encodes:
- the ldb1.L gene encoding LIM domain binding 1 L homeolog isoform X3: protein MAEEFELAGCSSKSFKLYSPKEPPNGNAFPPFHPGTMLDRDVGPTPMYPPTYLEPGIGRHTPYGNQTDYRIFELNKRLQNWTEECDNLWWDAFTTEFFEDDAMLTITFCLEDGPKRYTIGRTLIPRYFRSIFEGGATELYYVLKHPKESFHNNFVSLDCDQCTMVTQHGKPMFTQVCVEGRLYLEFMFDDMMRIKTWHFSIRQHRELIPRSILAMHAQDPQMLDQLSKNITRCGLSNSTLNYLRLCVILEPMQELMSRHKTYSLSPRDCLKTCLFQKWQRMVAPPAEPARQAPSKRRKRKMSGGSTMSSGGGNTNNSNSKKKSPASTFALSSQVPASASP, encoded by the exons GCTGTTCCTCTAAGTCATTCAAGCTGTACTCGCCAAAGGAGCCCCCCAACGGCAACGCCTTCCCCCCCTTCCACCCAGGCACCATGCTGGATCGAGATGTGGG ACCCACCCCGATGTATCCACCAACATATTTGGAGCCCGGGATAGG GAGGCATACGCCATATGGGAACCAGACAGACTACAGAATATTTGAGCTGAACAAACGCTTGCAAAATTGGACAGAG GAATGTGACAATTTGTGGTGGGATGCTTTTACCACAGAGTTCTTTGAAGATGATGCAATGTTAACCATCACTTTTTGTTTGGAGGATGGACCAAAGAGATaca CAATTGGACGGACGCTGATCCCGCGGTATTTCCGAAGCATCTTTGAGGGAGGAGCCACAGAGCTGTACTATGTCTTGAAACACCCCAAGGAGTCATTCCACAATAATTTTGTTTCCCTCGACTGTGACCAGTGCACAATGGTCACACAGCATGGCAAACCTATGTTCACACAG GTATGTGTAGAAGGCAGATTATACCTGGAGTTCATGTTCGATGACATGATGAGGATAAAAACGTGGCACTTCAGTATCAGACAACATCGAGAGCTCATTCCCCGGAGTATTCTAGCCATGCAT GCCCAAGACCCCCAAATGTTGGACCAGTTGTCTAAAAACATTACAAGATGCGGACTTTCCAACTCCACGCTTAACTACCTCCGA CTGTGTGTCATCCTAGAGCCCATGCAGGAGCTTATGTCCAGGCACAAGACTTACAGTTTAAGTCCTCGGGACTGTCTCAAGACCTGTCTCTTTCAGAAATGGCAACGCATGGTGGCACCTCCGG CTGAACCAGCCAGACAAGCCCCCAGCAAGCGCAGGAAAAGGAAAATGTCCGGAGGCAGCACCATGAGTTCTGGAGGGGGCAACACAAATAACAGCAACAGTAAAAAGAAGAGCCCAGCCAGTACCTTCGCCCTCTCCAGCCAGGTACCT GCCTCAGCTTCCCCTTGA
- the ldb1.L gene encoding LIM domain binding 1 L homeolog isoform X1 yields the protein MAEEFELAGCSSKSFKLYSPKEPPNGNAFPPFHPGTMLDRDVGPTPMYPPTYLEPGIGRHTPYGNQTDYRIFELNKRLQNWTEECDNLWWDAFTTEFFEDDAMLTITFCLEDGPKRYTIGRTLIPRYFRSIFEGGATELYYVLKHPKESFHNNFVSLDCDQCTMVTQHGKPMFTQVCVEGRLYLEFMFDDMMRIKTWHFSIRQHRELIPRSILAMHAQDPQMLDQLSKNITRCGLSNSTLNYLRLCVILEPMQELMSRHKTYSLSPRDCLKTCLFQKWQRMVAPPAEPARQAPSKRRKRKMSGGSTMSSGGGNTNNSNSKKKSPASTFALSSQVPDVMVVGEPTLMGGEFGDEDERLITRLENTQFDAANGIDDEDSFNNSPALGANSPWNSKPPSSQESKSENPTSQASQ from the exons GCTGTTCCTCTAAGTCATTCAAGCTGTACTCGCCAAAGGAGCCCCCCAACGGCAACGCCTTCCCCCCCTTCCACCCAGGCACCATGCTGGATCGAGATGTGGG ACCCACCCCGATGTATCCACCAACATATTTGGAGCCCGGGATAGG GAGGCATACGCCATATGGGAACCAGACAGACTACAGAATATTTGAGCTGAACAAACGCTTGCAAAATTGGACAGAG GAATGTGACAATTTGTGGTGGGATGCTTTTACCACAGAGTTCTTTGAAGATGATGCAATGTTAACCATCACTTTTTGTTTGGAGGATGGACCAAAGAGATaca CAATTGGACGGACGCTGATCCCGCGGTATTTCCGAAGCATCTTTGAGGGAGGAGCCACAGAGCTGTACTATGTCTTGAAACACCCCAAGGAGTCATTCCACAATAATTTTGTTTCCCTCGACTGTGACCAGTGCACAATGGTCACACAGCATGGCAAACCTATGTTCACACAG GTATGTGTAGAAGGCAGATTATACCTGGAGTTCATGTTCGATGACATGATGAGGATAAAAACGTGGCACTTCAGTATCAGACAACATCGAGAGCTCATTCCCCGGAGTATTCTAGCCATGCAT GCCCAAGACCCCCAAATGTTGGACCAGTTGTCTAAAAACATTACAAGATGCGGACTTTCCAACTCCACGCTTAACTACCTCCGA CTGTGTGTCATCCTAGAGCCCATGCAGGAGCTTATGTCCAGGCACAAGACTTACAGTTTAAGTCCTCGGGACTGTCTCAAGACCTGTCTCTTTCAGAAATGGCAACGCATGGTGGCACCTCCGG CTGAACCAGCCAGACAAGCCCCCAGCAAGCGCAGGAAAAGGAAAATGTCCGGAGGCAGCACCATGAGTTCTGGAGGGGGCAACACAAATAACAGCAACAGTAAAAAGAAGAGCCCAGCCAGTACCTTCGCCCTCTCCAGCCAGGTACCT GATGTAATGGTGGTGGGCGAACCAACCCTGATGGGAGGAGAATTCGGAGATGAAGATGAACGGCTCATAACCCGCCTGGAGAACACTCAGTTTGACGCCGCCAATGGAATTGATGACGAGGACAGCTTCAATAACTCGCCAGCACTAGGCGCCAACAGCCCATGGAACAGCAAACCCCCCTCAAGTCAAGAAAGTAAATCCGAGAACCCAACTTCACAGgcttcacagtaa
- the ldb1.L gene encoding LIM domain binding 1 L homeolog isoform X2: protein MAEEFELAGCSSKSFKLYSPKEPPNGNAFPPFHPGTMLDRDVGPTPMYPPTYLEPGIGRHTPYGNQTDYRIFELNKRLQNWTEECDNLWWDAFTTEFFEDDAMLTITFCLEDGPKRYTIGRTLIPRYFRSIFEGGATELYYVLKHPKESFHNNFVSLDCDQCTMVTQHGKPMFTQVCVEGRLYLEFMFDDMMRIKTWHFSIRQHRELIPRSILAMHAQDPQMLDQLSKNITRCGLSNSTLNYLRLCVILEPMQELMSRHKTYSLSPRDCLKTCLFQKWQRMVAPPAEPARQAPSKRRKRKMSGGSTMSSGGGNTNNSNSKKKSPASTFALSSQDVMVVGEPTLMGGEFGDEDERLITRLENTQFDAANGIDDEDSFNNSPALGANSPWNSKPPSSQESKSENPTSQASQ, encoded by the exons GCTGTTCCTCTAAGTCATTCAAGCTGTACTCGCCAAAGGAGCCCCCCAACGGCAACGCCTTCCCCCCCTTCCACCCAGGCACCATGCTGGATCGAGATGTGGG ACCCACCCCGATGTATCCACCAACATATTTGGAGCCCGGGATAGG GAGGCATACGCCATATGGGAACCAGACAGACTACAGAATATTTGAGCTGAACAAACGCTTGCAAAATTGGACAGAG GAATGTGACAATTTGTGGTGGGATGCTTTTACCACAGAGTTCTTTGAAGATGATGCAATGTTAACCATCACTTTTTGTTTGGAGGATGGACCAAAGAGATaca CAATTGGACGGACGCTGATCCCGCGGTATTTCCGAAGCATCTTTGAGGGAGGAGCCACAGAGCTGTACTATGTCTTGAAACACCCCAAGGAGTCATTCCACAATAATTTTGTTTCCCTCGACTGTGACCAGTGCACAATGGTCACACAGCATGGCAAACCTATGTTCACACAG GTATGTGTAGAAGGCAGATTATACCTGGAGTTCATGTTCGATGACATGATGAGGATAAAAACGTGGCACTTCAGTATCAGACAACATCGAGAGCTCATTCCCCGGAGTATTCTAGCCATGCAT GCCCAAGACCCCCAAATGTTGGACCAGTTGTCTAAAAACATTACAAGATGCGGACTTTCCAACTCCACGCTTAACTACCTCCGA CTGTGTGTCATCCTAGAGCCCATGCAGGAGCTTATGTCCAGGCACAAGACTTACAGTTTAAGTCCTCGGGACTGTCTCAAGACCTGTCTCTTTCAGAAATGGCAACGCATGGTGGCACCTCCGG CTGAACCAGCCAGACAAGCCCCCAGCAAGCGCAGGAAAAGGAAAATGTCCGGAGGCAGCACCATGAGTTCTGGAGGGGGCAACACAAATAACAGCAACAGTAAAAAGAAGAGCCCAGCCAGTACCTTCGCCCTCTCCAGCCAG GATGTAATGGTGGTGGGCGAACCAACCCTGATGGGAGGAGAATTCGGAGATGAAGATGAACGGCTCATAACCCGCCTGGAGAACACTCAGTTTGACGCCGCCAATGGAATTGATGACGAGGACAGCTTCAATAACTCGCCAGCACTAGGCGCCAACAGCCCATGGAACAGCAAACCCCCCTCAAGTCAAGAAAGTAAATCCGAGAACCCAACTTCACAGgcttcacagtaa
- the ldb1.L gene encoding LIM domain binding 1 L homeolog: MLDRDVGPTPMYPPTYLEPGIGRHTPYGNQTDYRIFELNKRLQNWTEECDNLWWDAFTTEFFEDDAMLTITFCLEDGPKRYTIGRTLIPRYFRSIFEGGATELYYVLKHPKESFHNNFVSLDCDQCTMVTQHGKPMFTQVCVEGRLYLEFMFDDMMRIKTWHFSIRQHRELIPRSILAMHAQDPQMLDQLSKNITRCGLSNSTLNYLRLCVILEPMQELMSRHKTYSLSPRDCLKTCLFQKWQRMVAPPAEPARQAPSKRRKRKMSGGSTMSSGGGNTNNSNSKKKSPASTFALSSQVPDVMVVGEPTLMGGEFGDEDERLITRLENTQFDAANGIDDEDSFNNSPALGANSPWNSKPPSSQESKSENPTSQASQ; this comes from the exons ATGCTGGATCGAGATGTGGG ACCCACCCCGATGTATCCACCAACATATTTGGAGCCCGGGATAGG GAGGCATACGCCATATGGGAACCAGACAGACTACAGAATATTTGAGCTGAACAAACGCTTGCAAAATTGGACAGAG GAATGTGACAATTTGTGGTGGGATGCTTTTACCACAGAGTTCTTTGAAGATGATGCAATGTTAACCATCACTTTTTGTTTGGAGGATGGACCAAAGAGATaca CAATTGGACGGACGCTGATCCCGCGGTATTTCCGAAGCATCTTTGAGGGAGGAGCCACAGAGCTGTACTATGTCTTGAAACACCCCAAGGAGTCATTCCACAATAATTTTGTTTCCCTCGACTGTGACCAGTGCACAATGGTCACACAGCATGGCAAACCTATGTTCACACAG GTATGTGTAGAAGGCAGATTATACCTGGAGTTCATGTTCGATGACATGATGAGGATAAAAACGTGGCACTTCAGTATCAGACAACATCGAGAGCTCATTCCCCGGAGTATTCTAGCCATGCAT GCCCAAGACCCCCAAATGTTGGACCAGTTGTCTAAAAACATTACAAGATGCGGACTTTCCAACTCCACGCTTAACTACCTCCGA CTGTGTGTCATCCTAGAGCCCATGCAGGAGCTTATGTCCAGGCACAAGACTTACAGTTTAAGTCCTCGGGACTGTCTCAAGACCTGTCTCTTTCAGAAATGGCAACGCATGGTGGCACCTCCGG CTGAACCAGCCAGACAAGCCCCCAGCAAGCGCAGGAAAAGGAAAATGTCCGGAGGCAGCACCATGAGTTCTGGAGGGGGCAACACAAATAACAGCAACAGTAAAAAGAAGAGCCCAGCCAGTACCTTCGCCCTCTCCAGCCAGGTACCT GATGTAATGGTGGTGGGCGAACCAACCCTGATGGGAGGAGAATTCGGAGATGAAGATGAACGGCTCATAACCCGCCTGGAGAACACTCAGTTTGACGCCGCCAATGGAATTGATGACGAGGACAGCTTCAATAACTCGCCAGCACTAGGCGCCAACAGCCCATGGAACAGCAAACCCCCCTCAAGTCAAGAAAGTAAATCCGAGAACCCAACTTCACAGgcttcacagtaa
- the ldb1.L gene encoding LIM domain binding 1 L homeolog isoform X4: MAEEFELAGCSSKSFKLYSPKEPPNGNAFPPFHPGTMLDRDVGPTPMYPPTYLEPGIGRHTPYGNQTDYRIFELNKRLQNWTEECDNLWWDAFTTEFFEDDAMLTITFCLEDGPKRYTIGRTLIPRYFRSIFEGGATELYYVLKHPKESFHNNFVSLDCDQCTMVTQHGKPMFTQVCVEGRLYLEFMFDDMMRIKTWHFSIRQHRELIPRSILAMHAQDPQMLDQLSKNITRCGLSNSTLNYLRLCVILEPMQELMSRHKTYSLSPRDCLKTCLFQKWQRMVAPPAEPARQAPSKRRKRKMSGGSTMSSGGGNTNNSNSKKKSPASTFALSSQASASP; the protein is encoded by the exons GCTGTTCCTCTAAGTCATTCAAGCTGTACTCGCCAAAGGAGCCCCCCAACGGCAACGCCTTCCCCCCCTTCCACCCAGGCACCATGCTGGATCGAGATGTGGG ACCCACCCCGATGTATCCACCAACATATTTGGAGCCCGGGATAGG GAGGCATACGCCATATGGGAACCAGACAGACTACAGAATATTTGAGCTGAACAAACGCTTGCAAAATTGGACAGAG GAATGTGACAATTTGTGGTGGGATGCTTTTACCACAGAGTTCTTTGAAGATGATGCAATGTTAACCATCACTTTTTGTTTGGAGGATGGACCAAAGAGATaca CAATTGGACGGACGCTGATCCCGCGGTATTTCCGAAGCATCTTTGAGGGAGGAGCCACAGAGCTGTACTATGTCTTGAAACACCCCAAGGAGTCATTCCACAATAATTTTGTTTCCCTCGACTGTGACCAGTGCACAATGGTCACACAGCATGGCAAACCTATGTTCACACAG GTATGTGTAGAAGGCAGATTATACCTGGAGTTCATGTTCGATGACATGATGAGGATAAAAACGTGGCACTTCAGTATCAGACAACATCGAGAGCTCATTCCCCGGAGTATTCTAGCCATGCAT GCCCAAGACCCCCAAATGTTGGACCAGTTGTCTAAAAACATTACAAGATGCGGACTTTCCAACTCCACGCTTAACTACCTCCGA CTGTGTGTCATCCTAGAGCCCATGCAGGAGCTTATGTCCAGGCACAAGACTTACAGTTTAAGTCCTCGGGACTGTCTCAAGACCTGTCTCTTTCAGAAATGGCAACGCATGGTGGCACCTCCGG CTGAACCAGCCAGACAAGCCCCCAGCAAGCGCAGGAAAAGGAAAATGTCCGGAGGCAGCACCATGAGTTCTGGAGGGGGCAACACAAATAACAGCAACAGTAAAAAGAAGAGCCCAGCCAGTACCTTCGCCCTCTCCAGCCAG GCCTCAGCTTCCCCTTGA